The following DNA comes from Sander lucioperca isolate FBNREF2018 chromosome 2, SLUC_FBN_1.2, whole genome shotgun sequence.
ATTTTTTATTATGTAGTTGTTAAGTATGTCATCTGTCAAAGTGCCtgtgcaaatgtactgcttaTTGCCTCCCTCTTCTGTTTCCTTTTCAGGGGGATCGGTCTGGGTGCTGACACTGACTGTCGAGAGGATGTGGACACTGCCTATCTCCTGCTCTATCTCCTTACAGATGTCAGCTTCTGGGAAATTGCTACTGGCCACCAGACGCATGCATGTCTGCCTAACCTGTAAACACATTTACTGTTTTTAGGTACCCAACTGATATTGACAGCCTTATCATGGAATACTTTGTACTCAGATCCTGACTATTGGTTTAAAGCATATAAAAGAATCTTATACTGAAACACTGtttcttgttgttttattcttacAATAaccatgtaataataataatttttggtTCAATGTCCATACCAGTTATGTGCTGTAATTGTTGATTAAATCagtaaaattacttttatttgGTGTTTTATTAACATAAGAGTAAAATGTGTAACACTAGGGATGTTTGTTACGCTTCTGagggatgttaaaaaaaaatatatatatatatatatatatatatatctctgacTTAACTAATGTTATAgcatattaacatttaaaattatACTGTCAAAGAGtatatagttatagttatgTTTATatcgtcagtgtgtgtgtgtatttataagGGATGTTTGTTACACTTCTGAGGgatgttaaaaaatatatatattattttctcaCTATTGCCCATTATTTCTCCCTGGTGAGAGATAGTTACtgtgtatttttatatatacacacacactgacgatATAAATATAACTATAATATACTCTTTGACAGTataattttaaatgttaatatgcTATAACATTAGTTTAAGTCAGATGGATATTACTCATGTAGCAAGTTGCATGATTGTCCATAGATGTTACAATTAacgtttttatatatatatatatatatatatatatatatatatatatatatatatatatgacatcaGCCAATCAAAAAGGCTTATTTTGTTGCGAGCCAATTCAGGGTGGTAAAACCTGGAGTCTGAAGTGAAGTGTAAGCCTGACTGCTATGGAAAGTTGGAGTCACGGTAAGAAATATTTCTTTCTCAACTGTGTTGACCTTCTCTGGCTAGTGAATCAAATTAGGATGTGAGTTTTAGGTGAATGCTTTCAGGTGTTTTTAATGGTTGTTTATTTTGAATTTCGTTGTCATTTTGGCTGTTATATTGATACATCAGATAAATCATATGCTGCTATGGAAATATTTAGGCTAGGGGGACGTGTTTTGGGTTGGGAGGGGTaacttaaataataataaataaatacacaaatacacatacttgaaataactatatacataaatgtatagaaataagtcattataaacTGCACAGGGTGTGATGTGCGTATaggaggccctgtttttgctttgacacagctccagccattacagggttaaaatttcacTGGCACATTTGGTATCTATCgacttgtctgctcattggctaAAAATGTAGACAGGTCttatagcatttaaatctaactggtccgagcaaatgtcgCTTGAGTACACGTGGGCTCAAATCGCGTCAGAGGAGTCTTCAGCTTTcttattggtgtatcacagGCAAACTtgcaccgattggcttataCCAGATGTCTATTGAAACCTGAGATCTCAGAGAATAGAGTGACGCCCACATCAAGTTGCTAGGAGCCTTAGGAGAGAAGCGTGCAGCGATACAAATAGGCTAAGTAACAGTATAGCGAttttccgttgtgattcggccagaaacgtcaagattgtgaggcgaacagctcgttttggatataatggcttggatattccatttccttggactcttggggatttaagaaaaaaaagtttagggCAAAAAATCCCCGCAGTGGCTAAAGGGACAAGGAAACAGGTATGAATGCACTACACGCCAgctgcgctgtttacgctgtattgttttattttctataactttgtagcagttgtgtaactgctataaatcatcttatgctttgtgtgtgggcttaatggaatcaTGAGCGTCTAAGCTTTCaattggtgtgtcgcatggttgtatattttgaagatttaatgctttaaagttataaaaacgtttatgaATGGAGGTTACAGCGACAAGCTGTACCATAGACGGTACAGTGACCCTTACGAGGTTAATAGATGTTGGTGAATATTGTTTATTTGATTTTGGTGTGGGCATCTTTGATGCTGACTTCTGTGGGTCGCTGAATGCCCTACCTGTCTCTTCCCTGTCTGGCTGGCGCGTTTTAGTGCCCTGTCCTTATGGCGGACTGATGCCTCTGTCTTGCTGTTGTCGGAGTATGTTGGGCGGTCAGTAGAGTACACATTATAGGCAGTGAAATTGAAGACAGAAGGAGCAACTTCAGGCTTTAGTCTGTTGGTCCGGCGAACAACTAGTTTACCAAACTCAAAGGTCTTCTCCTCAATGTAATCCTCCTCCAGAAAATGTTCACTGCAAACCCTagagcaggggtggccaaccagttaggtataaagagccacaaaaaaaaacgcaccatagcaaaaagccacacaacacatgcacgtccacactacaacagcaacagtgtcttccagatctaatgacagtcataatacatagcagttttcatttattttttttctcacttggattgactcagtgggaaacctgacagtctttgttatccacagtccttttcaggtcttgcttgaactcggttgtggccactcgaagcaactctctcactcatttgtcactaaaggggctttcaaacagtcggattcagcagtgaaagggttaacgaggaaggtgatctgtggccgctgtttttcctcaggttgcagaatctgtcctcaaaactctgctgcattattttccattttaaaataattggcaaatgtattggcagatgcattcaaatgtgtacttatctgaaatactgtatgtttcagaaaagttaaaaacaacaatcaaccaatgacacagcccccagtcacacagtaagagcctcacaggagcaggcaaagagccgcatacggctcaagagccacaggttcgccacccctgcctTAGAGTCAGTGCCCATCGGAGGGCTCTTTCTCTTCAGAGCCGTTAGCCAGCGCAGCAGTACAGTTTTCCGTTTCAGCGGCAGTTTATGAAAATGGACTGTTTTGTCCTTGGCTTTGACCCTGTAAAATTCGTTTTTACATCCAGGAGCAATACAATAGTGGCCTCCCTTTTGTATTCTTCTGTCCTGTGGCTCCTCAGTCTCCATCTTCCGCTAAGCTAAGTTACCTGTCTTTCACTGTCTCTTCCACtaacttaacgttagctctgtcTTTCACTATCTTTGTATTTCACTATCTATCTTTCACTGTCTCTTTCACTATCTCTGTCGTTCACTACCTCTATCTTTCACTGTCTCTTTCACTATCTCTGTCGTTCACTATCTCCATCTTTCACTGTCTCTTTCACTATCTCTGTCGTTCACTGCCCAGAGCCAACCAACCCCGTGACGTTAGAATACTGCACAATGGCGGCGCCCTGGCCGCGAAAGATATAacggtttttcttttttcttttatatgtttacaattgTCATGTTTCTTATATAATTGTTGATTATAGTGGAAGTCCATCTTGTAAATCATGTAAACTTGATTGAGTGCTTCATTTCCCCTTTAAGTTCAGGAAGTAGTGGAGCTGTGCGTAGAGCCCATTACTGTATTTCAGTAAATAGTATGTGAATGACTCGTGGGCCCTGATGAAAATTATTTGCTATTATTTTTGCTTAATGATCAGAATCGTTTACGTTCATCTGTTTAAATTAATCTGTTGAAAAATGTTTATAGATTTCAAATCTTTTAACAAAGAAAGGAAATAGCCACTTTACAAGCTCACATGTCACAACATATTGTGAGCTTGTTGATCAGCTATTTCCACTATTGAaaagttttatgtttttaaagtaTAAAATGATTATAAATATGGCAGATTTTGGTCATAGtaaatttattttctttattggtaCTGGCCATCATATACATAAAAAGAGTTGTCAAGGCAGCGTCTACCCTTCTTTTATGTCTATGCCAGTCAGTTCTttgtagttattattattattatgtcatATCTCTTCTGGGCATTTtgtgtttacagaaatgtcatTTCTGGTTCCATGTAATTTTATTATAGCTCTGCCAAAGGGGGGGACCATTGGTCCATCACCCTACAGAGGCCATAAACCCAGCCCATCACCGTATGACCTCAACACCTCTGGTCCATCACCTGGTGGAGGCCATACACCCAGCCCATCACCGTACAGCCTCAACACCTCTGGTCCATCACCTGGTGGAGGCCATATACCCAGCCCATCACCGTACAGCCTCAACACCTCTGGTCCATCACCTGGCAGAGGCCATACACCCAGCCCATCACCGTACAGCCTCAACACCTCTGGTCCATTACCTGGCAGAGGCCATACACCCAGCCCATCACCGTACAGCCTCGACACCTCTGGTCCATCACCCTCGGAGGCCATACACCCAGCCCATCACCGTACAGCCTCGACACCTCTGGTCCATCAGCTGGCGGAGGCCATACACCCAGCCCATCACGGTACAGCCTCAACACCTCTGGTCCATCACCTGGCAGAGGCCATGCAGCCAGCCCGCAAGAAAATGCATGGACACCATGTGAGGATTGTAAGGGGGAGTTTGAAAGAATCCTACAGGAAAAGAGAAGGATCGATGA
Coding sequences within:
- the LOC118496514 gene encoding uncharacterized protein LOC118496514, yielding MNGGYSDKLYHRRPYTQPITVQPQHLWSITWWRPYTQPITVQPQHLWSITWQRPYTQPITVQPQHLWSITWQRPYTQPITVQPRHLWSITLGGHTPSPSPYSLDTSGPSAGGGHTPSPSRYSLNTSGPSPGRGHAASPQENAWTPCEDCKGEFERILQEKRRIDEVISRIDPGQVRELQTLCDLIGERYCGSPASSSGQQELFPGSGIFISSFRLAAMNHASKPNCMRLFHALFDNFFTVEECQNAVPFGRPGNNPSGKEGKQVLDRKKVDGILTYVLRCATLPDWEPIEEAKLKKAFVNKCRARAGSKE